A stretch of Arachis hypogaea cultivar Tifrunner chromosome 15, arahy.Tifrunner.gnm2.J5K5, whole genome shotgun sequence DNA encodes these proteins:
- the LOC112751050 gene encoding protein BREAST CANCER SUSCEPTIBILITY 1 homolog: MANGTDLEEMGRELQCPICLSLLNSPASLPCSHVFCNFCIVNSMKSSSDCPVCKIPFFPREVRLSPRLLNLVNIYKRMERSSGMNLFLTQNLHYYKFSDEETQCQVDADCGKEDAYDKKSSDAPCRGDQNCNLLQQLL, from the exons ATGGCGAATGGGACGGATCTGGAGGAAATGGGCAGAGAACTCCAGTGCCCCATTTG TTTAAGTTTGCTgaattctccggccagtcttccATGCAGCCATGTCTTCTGCAA CTTTTGTATCGTCAACTCTATGAAGTCGTCTTCTGATTGCCCTGTCTGTAAAATACCCTTCTTCCCTCGAG AGGTTCGCCTTAGTCCTCGTTTGCTCAACTTGGTTAACATTTACAAAAGAATGGAACGCTCTTCTGGTATGAACTTATTCCTCACCCAGAATCTGCACTACTATAAGTTTTCAG ATGAAGAAACGCAATGTCAAGTTGATGCtgactgtggtaaagaggatgcTTATGATAAGAAGAGTTCCGATGCCCCATGTCGAGGGGATCAGAATTGCAACCTGCTACAACAACTGTTGTAG